ACGACCAGCACGAACGCCGCGATGCCGAGCAGCGCGCACACGGCGATCGCCACCGGCACCACACGCGAGATCCGCATCCGTCGCTCCCTGAATCCACGCGGCACGGCGCCCACCGGGTCGCACGCTCACCCTAACAGCACCTCAGAGCAGCACCCCGGCGATGAGCAGCGCCGTCGCCGCGATCATCGCCGGCGCGAGTGAGGCGAGCAGGAAATCGATGACGCGTTCCTGGCCGGGCCGGGCGACGTGGTCGCCCGTCGCGGCCGGCGCGAACCGGCGCCCGCCACCCCAGATCGCGGCGAGCTGAGTCGCCAGCCAGTTGGCGTAGGTGCCATACGCGAGCAACACCACCGTGACGACCTGCCAGCCGTGCGGCAGGTTCAGATACGGCCACAACAGTCCGGCGATGATGAGGAACGGGCCGTTCGTCATCCCCTGCAGGTGACTGGCCAGCCCCATGCGGGGATTCCGCACGGCCCCGTTCACCAGGCCGGTGAGCAGCCCGAGGAGGAACAGGACCAGCCCCAGCGCGAAGAGGAGTGTCTGCACGATGACCTCCGACCACGAGTCGACCACGTGATGAGGGCGAGCCTACGCCGGAGAGCGATCCCGAGGACGCTTACCGCACACCGCAGGTCGGCGTCGCCGGCGCCCCGTTCCAGCGGGCGAGAGTCCAGGAGATCAGTTCGGCGTTGACCGGGGAATCCGCGGCGACGAGTTCCATGTGCCCGCGGCCGGGCACCGTGCGGTAGTCGACGGGACGGCCCTGCGCGCACCGCTCGGCGACCCAGTGGGCCTGCATGGTCGGTGTCACGAGCGGATCGGCGGTGCCCTGCATCACCAGGACCGGCGCGGGAAACGGGCCGGTCGGGGTGTTCCGGCGCAGCAGATCCCCGACCTCGCCGTCGAGCATCGCGTCGGGAATCACCTGGTCGGGGATCTGGCTACCGCGCAGGAACGCGGCGATCGCGTCCTGCTGGTTGAAGCACAGCCCGGCGACCTGCTCGACGCCCTGCGCGGT
The nucleotide sequence above comes from Gordonia sp. PP30. Encoded proteins:
- a CDS encoding lipase family protein, with amino-acid sequence MIWGHSQGGHAALWAGQIAPRYAPGLTVKGIAALAPASDLYALAQETKAGIGGKTVSAYIVTAWDHEYPDLHLADHLTPGTAQGVEQVAGLCFNQQDAIAAFLRGSQIPDQVIPDAMLDGEVGDLLRRNTPTGPFPAPVLVMQGTADPLVTPTMQAHWVAERCAQGRPVDYRTVPGRGHMELVAADSPVNAELISWTLARWNGAPATPTCGVR
- a CDS encoding hydrogenase, which produces MQTLLFALGLVLFLLGLLTGLVNGAVRNPRMGLASHLQGMTNGPFLIIAGLLWPYLNLPHGWQVVTVVLLAYGTYANWLATQLAAIWGGGRRFAPAATGDHVARPGQERVIDFLLASLAPAMIAATALLIAGVLL